One region of Limnospira fusiformis SAG 85.79 genomic DNA includes:
- a CDS encoding carbohydrate ABC transporter permease, protein MNPKKSTPKLTLDQESVAAWVFLTPALFLMAIFIVWPIIYLIYLSFTQGSFTLSGVEFVGFTNYLRLIVSPDFWQVIGNTIYFTIATVIPSLVIPLALAVMLDQTLMFRGFLRTAYFIPSITSLVAVGLGWRWLFQTDGPVNGFLSQIGFDPIPWLSSTVWAMPVLILLSIWKQLGFNLVVFLAGLQTIPINRYEAAELDGAGPWQKFWYVTLPGLQPTLVFATVTTVIFTLRSFEPVYVITGGGPLNSTNLLVYYIYEQAFSQFDFGYAAAAATLLLAIALVLVYFQLQIFGEDQASK, encoded by the coding sequence ATGAATCCTAAAAAATCAACCCCCAAGTTAACCTTAGATCAAGAATCAGTAGCCGCCTGGGTGTTCCTAACTCCCGCCTTATTTCTGATGGCGATATTTATTGTCTGGCCGATTATTTATTTAATTTACCTCAGTTTCACTCAGGGAAGTTTTACCCTGTCTGGGGTCGAGTTTGTAGGATTCACCAACTATCTGCGCTTAATTGTCAGTCCTGATTTTTGGCAGGTTATTGGTAATACAATTTACTTTACCATTGCTACAGTTATTCCGAGTTTAGTCATCCCCCTCGCCCTAGCTGTAATGCTAGACCAAACCTTGATGTTTAGGGGGTTTTTACGGACGGCTTATTTTATCCCTTCTATTACCTCCTTAGTCGCCGTAGGTTTGGGTTGGCGATGGCTATTTCAAACTGATGGTCCCGTCAACGGGTTTTTATCACAAATTGGCTTCGATCCAATTCCCTGGTTAAGTAGTACAGTCTGGGCTATGCCAGTTTTAATTTTACTAAGTATTTGGAAACAATTAGGCTTTAACTTAGTGGTATTTTTAGCCGGACTGCAAACCATTCCCATTAACCGTTATGAAGCGGCGGAACTTGATGGCGCGGGACCCTGGCAAAAATTTTGGTATGTGACTTTACCGGGTCTCCAACCTACCTTAGTATTTGCTACAGTCACTACAGTTATTTTTACCCTGAGAAGTTTTGAACCAGTTTATGTAATTACTGGCGGCGGTCCCCTCAACTCTACTAATTTACTGGTTTACTATATTTACGAACAGGCTTTTTCCCAGTTTGATTTTGGCTACGCAGCAGCAGCGGCGACTTTATTGTTAGCGATCGCCCTAGTCTTAGTCTATTTCCAGCTTCAGATTTTTGGGGAAGACCAAGCCAGCAAATAA
- the rpe gene encoding ribulose-phosphate 3-epimerase — protein sequence MSQSQKSVVIAPSILSADFSRLGEEIRAVDEAGADWIHVDVMDGRFVPNITIGPLIVDAIRPVTKKPLDVHLMIVEPEKYVEDFAKAGADIISVHAEHNASPHLHRTLNLIRECGKQSGVVLNPSTPLDLIEYVLDVCDLVLIMSVNPGFGGQKFIPTVVPKIRQLRQMCDERGLDPWIEVDGGLKIDNTWQVLEAGANAIVAGSAVFNADNYSEAIAGIRNSKRPTPELATV from the coding sequence ATGAGCCAATCCCAAAAATCAGTTGTTATCGCCCCATCTATATTATCAGCAGATTTCAGTCGTCTTGGAGAAGAAATTCGCGCCGTTGATGAGGCTGGCGCAGATTGGATTCATGTTGATGTTATGGATGGTCGCTTTGTCCCTAATATTACCATTGGTCCCCTGATTGTTGATGCTATTCGACCGGTTACGAAAAAGCCTCTGGATGTTCACCTGATGATTGTGGAACCAGAGAAGTATGTTGAAGATTTTGCTAAGGCTGGGGCTGATATTATCTCGGTTCACGCTGAACATAATGCTTCCCCCCACCTCCACCGGACTCTCAACCTGATTAGGGAATGTGGTAAACAGTCCGGTGTGGTATTAAATCCTTCTACTCCCCTGGATTTGATTGAGTATGTTTTGGATGTGTGCGATCTGGTGTTGATTATGAGTGTCAACCCCGGTTTCGGAGGTCAGAAGTTTATCCCGACTGTGGTTCCTAAAATTCGTCAACTGCGCCAAATGTGCGATGAGCGGGGTCTTGACCCTTGGATTGAAGTTGATGGCGGCCTGAAGATTGATAATACCTGGCAGGTGTTGGAAGCTGGAGCTAATGCTATTGTGGCAGGTTCGGCGGTGTTTAATGCTGATAATTATTCGGAAGCGATCGCCGGTATTCGTAATAGTAAGCGCCCTACTCCTGAATTAGCGACGGTCTAA
- a CDS encoding CHASE2 domain-containing protein produces the protein MFKTIRERFWNWRVVLVTTPSVTLAVILLRLTGVLQTLELGAYDQYMRWRPPEARDSRIVIVGIDEDDLKFIGQGYVPDGVYFELIQRLNAMNPRVIGLDIYRDLPFEPGHSQLVRLFETTDNLIGIEKVIGDHFFSRVGPPPALAARGQVGANDLIVDQDNRVRRALLYLPRENGETVHSFAVHLALRYLNAEPDFSVEIVEGTDNWWKFGDVVFVPFEGNDGGYVRADDGGYQVLLNYRGPSQHFEIVSMRDIFENRVASDWGSDRIILIGSVGESMKDLFSIPYTLAPDQRMTGVEIHANIVSKIISAALENRPLIRTLPEVVEWLLIMFWSGLGATLTWRLRDPTRVGQFLFKRVVILVLAGGILLGFTWVAFLGSWWLPVVPSSIALVGSVAVITAYIARSASDIRKTFGRYLSDEIVANLLEHPEGLKMGGERRKITILTSDLRGFTALSERLPPEEVVQVLNFYLSYMADVITHYQGTIDEFMGDGILVLFGAPTLREDDPERAVACAVAMQLAMAQVNEQMEKWELPALEMGIGINTGEVVVGNLGSEKRTKYGVVGSHVNLTYRIESYTTGGQIIISEETLNCTTPNWVKIDDKKLVQPKGVKNPIAIYEVSGIAGKYNLFLPKETEIFYSLSQPISLQYTVLEGKHVGENLFSGRLLQLSDRSALIGAEDGTDSLPLVLTNIKLNLKSSNLELREDIYAKVLEKPAEPGKFYIRFTSKPPVIEAKLNDIYQMIKG, from the coding sequence ATGTTCAAAACCATTAGAGAACGATTCTGGAATTGGCGGGTTGTCCTGGTGACGACCCCCTCTGTCACCCTAGCCGTGATTTTATTACGGCTAACTGGTGTTTTGCAAACCTTGGAATTGGGGGCCTATGACCAGTATATGCGCTGGCGGCCCCCAGAAGCCCGTGATAGTCGCATTGTCATCGTTGGTATTGATGAGGATGACCTTAAATTTATTGGTCAGGGTTATGTACCAGATGGGGTCTATTTTGAGTTAATCCAACGACTCAATGCCATGAATCCTAGGGTAATCGGATTAGATATTTATCGAGATTTACCCTTTGAACCTGGCCATTCCCAATTGGTGCGGCTTTTTGAAACTACAGATAATCTAATTGGTATTGAAAAAGTTATAGGTGATCACTTTTTTAGTCGGGTGGGACCCCCTCCCGCCTTGGCTGCTAGAGGACAAGTTGGGGCGAATGACCTGATTGTTGATCAGGATAATAGGGTGCGTCGCGCTTTGCTATATTTACCTAGAGAAAATGGGGAAACTGTCCATAGTTTTGCCGTTCATTTAGCCCTGAGATATTTAAATGCAGAACCTGACTTTTCCGTTGAGATTGTAGAAGGTACAGATAATTGGTGGAAATTTGGTGATGTCGTGTTTGTTCCTTTTGAGGGGAATGATGGGGGTTATGTGCGCGCCGATGATGGTGGCTATCAAGTTTTACTTAACTACCGAGGACCTAGCCAGCATTTTGAAATTGTCTCCATGCGAGATATTTTTGAAAACCGGGTAGCCTCAGACTGGGGAAGCGATCGCATTATTTTAATTGGTTCCGTCGGCGAAAGCATGAAAGATTTATTTTCTATCCCCTACACCCTAGCGCCTGATCAACGCATGACTGGCGTAGAAATTCATGCTAATATTGTTAGTAAAATCATCAGCGCCGCCCTGGAAAATCGACCTCTGATTAGAACTTTACCAGAAGTTGTCGAGTGGCTATTGATTATGTTCTGGTCTGGTCTGGGGGCGACCTTGACTTGGCGACTACGCGACCCCACTAGAGTCGGACAATTCCTATTTAAAAGAGTTGTGATTTTGGTTCTGGCTGGGGGTATTTTATTAGGCTTTACCTGGGTCGCTTTTTTAGGCAGTTGGTGGTTGCCTGTTGTCCCTTCATCCATCGCTTTGGTGGGTTCTGTAGCCGTAATTACTGCTTATATTGCTCGTTCAGCATCAGATATCCGTAAAACTTTTGGTCGATATCTCAGTGATGAAATAGTTGCTAATTTGCTGGAACACCCAGAGGGATTAAAAATGGGTGGAGAACGTCGTAAAATCACTATTTTAACCTCCGATTTACGGGGTTTTACCGCGCTTTCTGAACGCTTACCACCGGAAGAAGTTGTGCAGGTGCTGAATTTCTATTTATCCTATATGGCTGATGTCATTACCCATTATCAAGGGACAATTGATGAATTTATGGGGGATGGTATTTTAGTGTTATTTGGTGCGCCTACCCTGCGCGAAGATGACCCGGAAAGGGCCGTGGCTTGTGCCGTAGCCATGCAATTGGCTATGGCTCAGGTAAATGAACAAATGGAGAAGTGGGAATTACCAGCTTTAGAAATGGGAATTGGCATTAATACCGGGGAAGTTGTCGTTGGTAATTTGGGTTCGGAAAAACGCACCAAATACGGAGTTGTAGGAAGTCATGTTAATCTCACCTACAGAATCGAGTCTTACACCACAGGCGGACAAATTATTATTTCCGAAGAAACCCTAAATTGTACTACTCCTAATTGGGTCAAAATTGATGACAAGAAATTGGTACAACCCAAGGGGGTGAAAAATCCCATAGCTATCTATGAAGTCTCTGGAATTGCCGGGAAATATAACCTATTTTTACCTAAAGAAACCGAAATATTTTATTCTTTGTCTCAGCCGATATCATTACAATATACCGTCTTAGAAGGTAAGCACGTTGGCGAAAACCTATTTTCTGGGCGGTTATTACAACTCTCCGATCGCAGTGCTTTAATAGGTGCAGAAGATGGTACAGACTCTTTACCGCTGGTGTTAACTAACATCAAACTGAATCTGAAATCATCTAACTTGGAACTGCGGGAAGATATCTATGCCAAGGTATTAGAAAAACCAGCAGAACCGGGTAAATTTTATATTCGTTTCACTTCTAAACCTCCTGTAATTGAAGCTAAACTTAATGATATTTACCAGATGATTAAAGGCTAA
- a CDS encoding DUF928 domain-containing protein gives MKIKFWRGRTLLTAIASTILAIATPLSMTTALEFPQGPSRQPPQSTAGGGTRGNATTMVDGTCDNNSDFLIPLLPIGYEVLKTASPNPTFFLYVPKTKAEKAEFLVLDSQGRDVYVGSFATPAQGSIMKISLPETVSLRVGETYTWQFSLFCDPNQRDLDESITGAIERIELDDEHRARIAAETDPIDQAILYAEQQMWPETLLIALGLRETHPEIWEQLMESVGLKDIASEPIAPCCPPETEETVGSEIEAS, from the coding sequence ATGAAAATCAAATTTTGGCGTGGGCGGACACTGTTAACGGCGATCGCATCTACTATATTAGCGATCGCAACTCCCCTTTCCATGACCACAGCCCTAGAATTTCCACAAGGTCCAAGTCGCCAGCCACCTCAGTCAACCGCTGGGGGAGGAACCCGAGGGAATGCCACCACCATGGTCGATGGCACTTGTGACAACAACAGTGATTTTCTCATCCCCCTATTACCCATAGGTTACGAGGTCTTAAAGACAGCTTCCCCCAATCCCACCTTTTTCCTGTACGTTCCGAAAACCAAAGCCGAAAAGGCTGAATTTTTGGTGCTAGATAGCCAAGGTCGCGATGTCTATGTTGGAAGTTTCGCCACACCTGCACAAGGGTCTATTATGAAAATTAGCCTACCGGAAACCGTTTCCTTGAGAGTGGGAGAAACCTACACCTGGCAATTTTCCCTATTTTGCGATCCTAATCAAAGGGATTTAGACGAATCCATCACCGGGGCTATTGAACGGATAGAATTAGATGACGAACACAGAGCTAGAATTGCCGCCGAAACTGACCCCATTGATCAAGCCATACTGTATGCAGAACAACAGATGTGGCCGGAAACTCTCCTGATAGCGTTGGGACTGCGAGAAACCCATCCCGAAATTTGGGAACAGTTGATGGAGTCCGTAGGATTAAAAGATATCGCCTCTGAACCGATCGCCCCCTGTTGTCCCCCAGAAACTGAGGAAACTGTGGGTTCGGAAATCGAAGCATCCTAA
- a CDS encoding LCP family protein, whose product MSNHRIKRQKPLRSQPSRPILKKFTRSSPAKWLGIGMGLTGVAMISATAGALLAVSLSSTPLMQEKLTPEQEAVFSKGEMARVNMRLPELTRPVNILVLGIKVLTSDLDEPPEEDLGYHAVVDSFKGLSDTMLLLRFDPNTNKLKVLSIPRDTRTFVKGRGMTKINDANYYGGPALSAKSVSELMGGVGIDRYVRVNVLGVEKLIDALGGVTVYVPKDMRYQDDSQHLYINLKEGEQHLDGDRALQFLRFRYDNLGDIGRVQRQQMLIRSFINQVLDVSTISRIPRLVSIIQSHIDTNLTLEELVALVNFAAQVSPDDVQMLMVPGQFSDPKEYRASYWLADYSRLDAMVTKHFDFGHNRWSFDNVDPRDLRIAIQDSTDDSYAVDDFMSSLNSKGYWNLRLTRPWNQPLDVTRIIAQDGDVRGARTIQEALGFGEVVVESTGHLQSDITIQVGLDWLEKYEAKFQEETEPQLQIEDDFGSSRRRLSGP is encoded by the coding sequence GTGTCAAATCATCGAATCAAACGGCAAAAACCACTTAGATCTCAACCTTCTCGACCTATTCTGAAAAAGTTCACCAGGTCTAGCCCCGCCAAATGGCTTGGTATTGGTATGGGTTTAACTGGAGTGGCTATGATTTCGGCAACGGCCGGAGCCTTGCTGGCTGTTTCCTTATCTTCAACTCCCCTCATGCAGGAAAAGTTAACACCTGAACAAGAGGCGGTTTTTTCTAAGGGTGAAATGGCGCGGGTGAATATGCGTTTACCGGAATTAACTCGTCCGGTAAATATTCTGGTTTTGGGTATTAAAGTTTTAACCTCCGATTTAGATGAACCGCCAGAAGAAGACCTGGGATATCATGCGGTGGTAGACTCCTTTAAGGGTCTTTCTGATACCATGCTTCTGTTGCGTTTTGACCCTAATACTAATAAGTTAAAAGTTCTTTCTATTCCTAGGGATACCCGTACTTTTGTCAAGGGACGGGGGATGACTAAAATTAATGATGCTAACTACTATGGTGGTCCGGCACTTAGCGCTAAGTCCGTCAGTGAATTGATGGGCGGTGTCGGTATCGATCGCTACGTTCGCGTTAATGTCTTGGGCGTTGAAAAGCTAATTGATGCCTTGGGAGGAGTCACCGTTTATGTTCCTAAAGATATGAGGTATCAAGATGATAGCCAACATCTTTATATTAATCTGAAAGAGGGTGAACAACATCTTGATGGTGATCGTGCTTTACAGTTTTTGCGGTTCCGATATGACAATTTAGGTGATATTGGTCGGGTACAGCGTCAGCAAATGCTGATCCGCTCTTTTATTAACCAAGTTTTAGATGTGAGTACCATCTCCCGTATACCTCGGTTAGTGTCCATTATTCAATCTCATATTGATACAAATTTGACCTTAGAAGAATTGGTGGCTTTGGTGAATTTTGCCGCCCAGGTGAGTCCCGATGATGTACAAATGCTTATGGTTCCTGGACAGTTTAGTGACCCGAAAGAGTATAGGGCTAGTTATTGGCTAGCAGATTATAGTCGCCTTGATGCCATGGTGACCAAACATTTTGATTTTGGTCATAACCGTTGGAGTTTTGATAATGTTGATCCCAGGGATTTGAGAATTGCTATCCAAGACAGCACTGATGATTCCTATGCCGTTGATGATTTCATGTCTTCTCTCAATAGTAAGGGATATTGGAATCTGAGACTGACAAGACCCTGGAATCAACCACTTGATGTCACCCGTATTATTGCTCAAGATGGCGATGTCAGAGGCGCACGAACTATTCAGGAGGCTTTGGGATTTGGGGAAGTTGTGGTGGAAAGTACCGGTCATCTACAGTCCGATATTACCATTCAGGTAGGATTGGATTGGCTGGAAAAATACGAAGCTAAATTTCAGGAGGAAACTGAGCCACAATTACAGATCGAGGATGATTTCGGCAGCTCCCGACGGCGACTGTCTGGACCCTAA
- a CDS encoding DEAD/DEAH box helicase, with protein sequence MSNPIQNSPKLDLSDLFPFELDDFQKEAIAALDEGKSVVVCAPTGAGKTLIGEYSIHRALANGRRVFYTTPLKALSNQKLRDFREQFGDEMVGLLTGDISFHRDAPILVMTTEIFRNMLYGTPIGQVGTSLEGVEAVVLDECHYMNDRQRGTVWEESIIYCPRNIQLLALSATVDNQQQLTDWIRRVHGPTELISSDSRPVPVEFYFCNSKGMFPLLDGSKRRISPSLAKSSRARQRGGYNRKSSVPEIADIVSRLQQRDMLPAIYFIFSRRGCDRAVGDVSHLSLVNRKEAAILRDRIDRFIKDTPGAARPKQLEPLAKGIASHHAGLLPAWKMFVEELFQEGLIKVVFATETLAAGINMPARTTVISSLSKRTDDGHRLLRASEFLQMSGRAGRRGMDTIGHVVTVETPFEGAQEAAYLATSKPNPLVSQFSPSYGMVLNLLQTHSLEEAKNLVESSFGQYTSTIHLVPAEQYIKNLEAKLAEVEAELGLGEDLDINTLEETLADYEKQQQRLKQEKRLLKTLQKQAREAHTQKMAEALDLAEVGTLVSLRGKHVPTARKSDSEPISAVLVAQTPSPGQAPYFIVLGRDNRWYIVGAMDVVSLQAELPRLTWADHLEMPEMQFKLGQSRRGDEITEALAVQIPELLVEDTAPEVANQITRIEQVEEILATHPAEKFGKPQKILKRLRRRKAIQKEIVDYQEELRQYLERNWREFLNLIDILQEFEALDDLQPTKLGQATAALRGDNELWLGLVLMSGEFDNLEPYNLAGACSALVTEVSRSDSWTHYQLSEVVQETLNRLWSLRRSLIKVQGRHHVEFLVLPERREHQRLSAILEQWAGGVEWAELVKNTTLDEGDIVRIIRRTRDFLSQIPHVPHLSSTLKDNAIEAKNLIDRFPVNEGVQ encoded by the coding sequence GTGTCAAATCCTATCCAAAACAGCCCCAAACTCGATTTAAGTGATCTATTCCCTTTTGAACTCGACGATTTTCAGAAGGAGGCGATCGCCGCTTTAGACGAGGGAAAATCCGTAGTAGTATGCGCCCCCACCGGTGCCGGAAAAACCCTAATTGGGGAATATTCCATCCATCGCGCCCTCGCCAACGGTCGCCGAGTCTTCTACACCACACCCCTAAAAGCCCTCTCCAATCAGAAATTAAGAGATTTTCGGGAACAATTCGGTGATGAGATGGTGGGACTACTCACCGGGGATATCTCCTTTCATAGGGATGCCCCCATTTTAGTAATGACCACAGAAATTTTCCGAAATATGCTCTATGGTACTCCCATAGGTCAAGTAGGCACTTCCCTAGAAGGAGTGGAAGCCGTAGTCCTTGACGAGTGCCACTACATGAATGATAGACAGCGCGGCACTGTTTGGGAAGAATCAATCATCTACTGTCCTCGAAATATACAACTGTTAGCCTTATCGGCTACTGTAGACAACCAACAGCAACTCACCGATTGGATCAGAAGAGTTCACGGTCCGACAGAATTAATATCTTCCGATTCTCGTCCAGTCCCAGTAGAGTTCTACTTTTGCAATAGCAAAGGGATGTTTCCCCTTCTCGATGGTAGCAAACGCCGCATCAGTCCATCATTAGCCAAAAGCAGTAGAGCGCGTCAGCGTGGCGGTTATAACCGCAAAAGCAGTGTACCGGAAATAGCCGATATTGTATCGCGACTGCAACAACGGGATATGTTACCGGCCATTTATTTTATATTTAGCCGTCGTGGGTGCGATCGCGCTGTGGGTGATGTTAGCCATCTATCCCTAGTCAACCGAAAAGAGGCGGCTATTTTACGCGATCGCATTGACCGTTTCATCAAAGACACCCCCGGTGCGGCTCGTCCCAAACAACTCGAACCCCTCGCCAAAGGCATTGCATCCCACCACGCCGGACTACTTCCCGCCTGGAAAATGTTTGTAGAAGAACTATTTCAGGAAGGACTCATTAAAGTAGTTTTCGCCACCGAAACCCTAGCCGCTGGCATAAATATGCCCGCCCGCACCACAGTAATTTCTAGCCTATCCAAGCGCACAGACGACGGTCATCGCCTCCTGAGAGCCTCCGAATTTTTGCAAATGTCAGGACGTGCGGGACGGCGCGGCATGGACACCATCGGCCATGTAGTGACCGTAGAAACCCCTTTTGAGGGAGCCCAGGAAGCAGCCTATTTAGCCACATCCAAACCCAACCCCCTAGTGAGTCAATTTAGCCCCAGTTATGGCATGGTCCTGAACCTGTTGCAGACTCACAGCCTAGAAGAGGCAAAAAACCTAGTTGAATCCAGTTTTGGTCAGTATACGTCCACCATACATTTAGTTCCCGCAGAACAATATATTAAAAACCTAGAAGCAAAACTAGCGGAAGTTGAAGCCGAATTAGGGTTAGGAGAGGACTTAGACATCAATACCCTAGAAGAAACCCTAGCTGACTATGAAAAGCAGCAGCAACGCCTCAAGCAGGAAAAACGACTGTTAAAAACCCTGCAAAAACAAGCACGAGAAGCCCACACCCAAAAAATGGCGGAAGCCCTCGACTTGGCAGAAGTTGGTACTTTGGTCAGCCTCCGGGGTAAGCACGTCCCCACCGCCCGCAAGTCAGACTCAGAGCCAATTTCCGCCGTACTGGTTGCCCAAACTCCTAGCCCTGGACAAGCGCCCTATTTCATAGTTTTGGGGCGAGATAACCGTTGGTATATAGTGGGTGCTATGGATGTGGTTAGTTTACAGGCTGAACTTCCTAGGCTGACCTGGGCAGATCATTTGGAAATGCCAGAAATGCAGTTTAAATTAGGACAATCACGACGGGGAGATGAAATAACTGAAGCGCTGGCTGTACAAATTCCAGAACTGTTGGTGGAAGATACCGCCCCAGAGGTAGCTAATCAAATAACTCGCATTGAACAGGTGGAGGAAATTTTAGCTACACACCCCGCCGAAAAGTTCGGGAAACCTCAAAAAATCCTCAAACGCTTGCGCCGTCGGAAGGCTATTCAGAAGGAAATTGTTGATTATCAGGAGGAGTTGCGTCAATATTTAGAACGCAATTGGCGGGAATTTCTGAATCTGATTGACATTTTACAAGAGTTTGAGGCTTTGGATGATTTGCAGCCAACTAAGTTGGGACAGGCGACAGCAGCCCTGCGAGGGGATAATGAGTTGTGGTTGGGGTTGGTGCTAATGTCGGGAGAATTTGATAACCTAGAGCCTTATAATTTGGCTGGTGCTTGTTCTGCTTTGGTCACTGAGGTTTCTCGGTCTGATAGTTGGACTCATTATCAGCTTTCGGAGGTGGTACAGGAAACTTTGAACCGCCTCTGGTCTTTGCGTAGATCTCTGATTAAGGTTCAAGGTCGCCACCATGTAGAGTTTTTGGTGCTTCCTGAACGCCGAGAACATCAGCGCCTCAGTGCTATTCTTGAACAGTGGGCTGGTGGGGTAGAATGGGCGGAATTGGTGAAAAATACCACTCTTGATGAAGGGGATATTGTCAGGATTATCAGACGCACTCGAGATTTTCTCTCGCAAATTCCCCATGTTCCTCACCTCAGTAGCACGCTGAAAGATAATGCGATCGAGGCTAAAAATTTAATCGATCGCTTCCCGGTTAATGAGGGTGTGCAGTAA
- a CDS encoding succinylglutamate desuccinylase/aspartoacylase domain-containing protein, whose product MIPTISTIPLLQLASGDRLGLQVYRFQGADPGKKAYIQSNLHGAEISGNEVIHHLIGFLSHLDPSQLVGEIWLVPVCNPLGVNQRSHHFSDGRYHVYDGKDWNRIFWDYQKTGDDIASFARANQHLTPPEIIANYRQTILAKFHDLHDHKIQSNSRLTYGEYYRYQLQSLCLDADYVMDLHSSTNQAIDYLYCFHSREESARAFLLDYGIWMNEYDGDAFDEAFFKPWLALEQQLKLLGKPLIFDIESWTLELGSGMTMNPESVNRGLIGIKNYLAAKGMLKIEGFPQPQTANYPIKLIPKTQIKKYYAPQGGMFKNCINIGDAITKDSKIYDILSFHKDKQTSTIIPVYAEADGVVFDIATNHSVNEFDYVLSVMETPADKTNLT is encoded by the coding sequence ATGATACCGACAATTTCGACTATTCCGTTATTGCAGTTGGCTTCGGGCGATCGCCTGGGGTTACAGGTTTATCGGTTTCAGGGTGCAGACCCTGGCAAAAAAGCCTATATACAGTCTAATTTGCACGGCGCGGAAATTAGTGGCAATGAGGTAATTCACCATTTGATTGGGTTTTTGTCTCATTTAGACCCATCCCAATTGGTCGGGGAAATTTGGTTAGTCCCGGTTTGTAATCCCCTAGGAGTTAATCAGCGATCGCACCATTTTTCTGATGGTCGCTATCATGTTTATGATGGCAAAGATTGGAATCGGATTTTTTGGGATTATCAAAAAACCGGGGATGATATCGCCAGTTTTGCCCGGGCTAACCAGCATTTAACCCCCCCAGAAATTATCGCCAACTATCGGCAAACAATCCTGGCAAAATTCCACGATTTACATGATCATAAAATCCAGAGTAACAGTCGCCTGACCTACGGGGAATATTACCGCTATCAACTACAATCCCTGTGCCTTGATGCCGATTATGTCATGGATTTGCACAGTTCCACTAATCAAGCGATCGATTATTTGTATTGTTTCCATAGTCGAGAAGAAAGCGCCAGGGCCTTTTTGTTAGATTATGGTATTTGGATGAATGAATATGATGGAGATGCTTTTGACGAGGCTTTTTTCAAACCTTGGTTAGCCCTAGAACAGCAATTAAAACTTTTAGGAAAACCCCTAATTTTTGACATTGAATCTTGGACTCTCGAATTAGGGTCAGGTATGACCATGAACCCAGAGTCAGTCAATCGCGGATTAATCGGTATTAAAAATTATCTCGCCGCTAAAGGTATGTTAAAGATTGAAGGTTTCCCCCAGCCGCAAACCGCTAATTATCCCATTAAACTGATTCCCAAAACTCAGATAAAAAAATACTATGCGCCCCAGGGCGGTATGTTTAAAAATTGTATTAACATTGGCGATGCCATTACCAAAGACAGTAAAATCTATGATATACTATCCTTCCACAAAGATAAACAAACATCCACAATTATCCCCGTCTACGCCGAAGCTGATGGTGTAGTCTTCGATATCGCCACCAACCACAGTGTTAATGAGTTTGATTATGTTTTATCAGTCATGGAAACTCCAGCAGATAAAACTAATCTTACTTAA